In Haloarchaeobius salinus, the sequence ACGGCCCTCGAGCGGTTGTAGTTAGCTCGCGCGATCTCGGCGGGGGGTCCCGGCCCTGCGGTCACTGCGAACGTGCTACGGACTGCCGGCGAGTCGGGGACTGCCGGGACGGCACGCCCTATCGTTCCGGCATCAGCCGGCGAGCGGTGCGGGTTCGAACGGTCTGGCCTCGCTGCTGTGGCGCTCGTAGACCTCCCGTGCCCATTTCCGGACGGTCGGGTTCGCGGTGTCGACGAGCGCCTGGACCGTCCCGCTCTCCCGTTCGTAACAGCTGATGGCGATGCGGTCGTCGAGCAGCGCGGTTCCGTACGGTGGGAGGCCGTCGTGTTCGAGGACGGTGAAGTTCTCCCGCTCCAACAGCTCGGTACAGCGCTCGGGATACGTCGAGCAGAAGTACGTGTGGCAGTTCAGTCGGTCGACGATGGTCGTGTCCAGCCCGTCGTCGACCCGTCGGCAGAGCACGTCGAAACAGGGCTCCATCAGGGCGACCTCGGGGCGGATACAGCGCAGCGTCTCCGTCCCCCGGAGGAGCGACTCGAACCGGTTCACCGGTCGGTACGGGAAGTCGGGGGTCGCGACCGTCACGGTCAGCTCGGCCCAGCTCTCGACCGGGAGCCCGGCGACAACGTCGGGGAGCCAGTGCCAGACGTCCCGCAGCTTCCGTTCCGTCTCTAGCCGTTCGAGCAGTTCCGCGACGCCGTCGGCGACGGCCTCGCCCAGCCGCGTCGCCACGTACCGGTAGCCGTCCTTGCGGACCCAGAGCCGGTCCTCGAACTCGCCCAGCGTCCGTCGCATGGTGGACGAGGACACGTTCGCCAGCTCGCAGAGCTCGGAGCGGCTGCGCGGTCGGTCGGTCAGCACGATGAGTGTGGGGATGCGGTGCGCCGACCGTGCGAGGTAGGCGACGTCCGCGATCGACCTATCGCCAATGCCATGTGGGTTGGTACCTATCTCCATACTCTGGCTACGCCCAGCGCGTCAAAAACTGTTGGGTAACCGTCTGTGGAGCTGGGTGCGGGCGTGTGTGGCTGACCGGTCACCCCGAACGGGGCGCGGTTGCACCCCTCCCCTCAAGA encodes:
- a CDS encoding helix-turn-helix transcriptional regulator, whose amino-acid sequence is MEIGTNPHGIGDRSIADVAYLARSAHRIPTLIVLTDRPRSRSELCELANVSSSTMRRTLGEFEDRLWVRKDGYRYVATRLGEAVADGVAELLERLETERKLRDVWHWLPDVVAGLPVESWAELTVTVATPDFPYRPVNRFESLLRGTETLRCIRPEVALMEPCFDVLCRRVDDGLDTTIVDRLNCHTYFCSTYPERCTELLERENFTVLEHDGLPPYGTALLDDRIAISCYERESGTVQALVDTANPTVRKWAREVYERHSSEARPFEPAPLAG